A portion of the Micromonospora vinacea genome contains these proteins:
- a CDS encoding low temperature requirement protein A: protein MSRVHRSGPVLVEEAHRATTFEIFFDLVLVFALTRLIGFMAESLGPLTLYQGLLLLLWFWYTWSCYAWLGNQVRADNGPVLAGMLVAMAAIFVAALVIPQAWQRHDGVLSPPLTLAIAYIVVRGLHLGLMTYASAGNPQYRRQTLRFAVSTTLAWAPLLVGAILGGTAQAVLWTVAFVVDFGGGRIATAASFGEVRSGAHFAERHGLVLIIVLGESLLSAGAGAGLTVIAWPVLLAAVFGFAATVCLWWLYFVGVAPAAAEVLTSASPRSRRRQQLASDAYTLAHLPLVAGVVYFALGVHLILASLTDQPRHPAGEPMGWPGAAVLYGGTALYLIGRLLFLRLTVGGSPGPLVAIGVVLLLVPVARIVPAVAALGLLAAFLTALVLYERLTRAD, encoded by the coding sequence ATGAGCCGCGTCCACCGGTCCGGGCCGGTGCTGGTCGAGGAGGCACACCGGGCCACCACCTTCGAGATCTTCTTCGACCTGGTCCTGGTGTTCGCGCTCACGAGGCTCATCGGTTTCATGGCGGAGTCGCTGGGGCCGCTGACCCTCTACCAGGGGCTGCTGCTCCTGCTCTGGTTCTGGTACACGTGGAGCTGCTACGCCTGGCTGGGCAACCAGGTCCGCGCCGACAACGGGCCCGTGCTGGCCGGGATGCTCGTGGCGATGGCCGCCATCTTCGTGGCCGCGCTGGTGATCCCACAGGCGTGGCAGCGCCACGACGGGGTGCTGAGCCCGCCGCTCACACTGGCCATCGCCTACATCGTGGTCCGCGGGCTGCACCTCGGCCTGATGACCTACGCCTCCGCCGGCAACCCGCAGTACCGGCGGCAGACCCTGCGCTTCGCCGTGTCCACCACACTCGCCTGGGCCCCGCTGCTGGTGGGAGCCATCCTCGGCGGGACCGCACAGGCCGTGCTGTGGACCGTGGCGTTCGTCGTCGACTTCGGCGGCGGCCGGATCGCCACCGCCGCCAGCTTCGGCGAGGTCCGCAGCGGGGCTCACTTCGCCGAACGCCACGGTCTGGTGCTGATCATCGTGCTGGGTGAGTCCCTGCTGTCGGCCGGGGCCGGCGCGGGCCTGACCGTGATCGCCTGGCCGGTGCTGCTCGCCGCGGTGTTCGGCTTCGCCGCGACCGTGTGCCTGTGGTGGCTCTACTTCGTGGGCGTCGCCCCGGCCGCCGCGGAGGTGCTGACCTCGGCCTCGCCGCGTTCCCGACGCCGTCAACAGCTGGCGTCGGACGCGTACACGCTGGCGCACCTGCCGCTGGTCGCCGGGGTCGTCTACTTCGCCCTGGGCGTCCACCTGATCCTCGCGAGCCTGACCGATCAGCCCCGGCACCCCGCCGGGGAGCCGATGGGATGGCCGGGGGCCGCTGTGCTCTACGGCGGGACCGCGCTCTACCTCATCGGTCGTCTGCTGTTCCTCCGGCTGACCGTCGGTGGATCGCCGGGTCCGCTCGTCGCGATCGGCGTCGTCCTTCTGTTGGTGCCGGTGGCCCGGATCGTGCCCGCGGTCGCCGCCCTCGGCCTCCTGGCGGCCTTCCTCACCGCCCTGGTCCTCTACGAGCGGTTGACCCGAGCCGACTGA
- a CDS encoding TetR/AcrR family transcriptional regulator: protein MPKKVDHQERRTLIADALMRVAADQGLEAVSLRHVAAEAGVSAGMVQHYFRTKDEMMAFALSVVRERSQLRVTEAVARLGGNPPPRQLLRTMLAALLPLDEGTRDNGRVALAFLAYTAVRPSTAPRLHEDTAQFTGFIASLLPDRHGAAAAAGLLALMEGLGVYLLGGQYTAEQALGALDAHLDLLFG from the coding sequence ATGCCCAAGAAGGTCGATCACCAGGAGCGACGCACCCTCATCGCGGACGCGCTGATGCGGGTCGCCGCCGATCAGGGCCTGGAGGCCGTCAGCCTCCGACACGTTGCCGCCGAGGCCGGCGTGTCCGCCGGGATGGTCCAGCACTACTTCCGGACCAAGGACGAGATGATGGCGTTCGCGTTGAGTGTGGTGCGCGAGCGCAGCCAGCTCCGGGTCACCGAGGCGGTGGCGCGGCTGGGCGGGAACCCGCCGCCCCGGCAGCTGCTGCGCACCATGCTCGCCGCGCTGCTGCCGCTCGACGAGGGCACCCGCGACAACGGGCGGGTGGCGCTCGCGTTCCTCGCCTACACGGCGGTGCGACCATCGACCGCGCCCCGCCTGCACGAGGACACCGCCCAGTTCACCGGGTTCATCGCCAGCCTCCTGCCCGACCGCCACGGCGCCGCCGCCGCTGCCGGCCTGCTGGCGCTGATGGAGGGGCTCGGTGTCTACCTGCTGGGCGGGCAGTACACCGCCGAACAGGCGCTGGGCGCACTGGACGCCCATCTCGACCTGCTCTTCGGCTGA
- a CDS encoding FtsX-like permease family protein, whose product MLIVIWGALAARRAHALAVLLLAVLASAAAAAAPSYVAAAGQSLASYEMSKASPNELRVRLTEAVEYPGMPADPAGTVFAAKVRQLTPAGFDVVLGAQSGGVAAGQAGSVTSNLTFRAGVCERVDLTGACPRSTPRGQLPEVMVSTHTAARLGVVVGDQFTFGAVPVRVAGVYRPRDVTDSFWLGGEFIRPPAAGPPGTSIAGSAQDAIFTAEAAPLADEQAILHVSTADLYVTEHLLDSRRVQGLRDAITVVQRDGSREGFGAGTTVPSLLDRVTVQRGQLADGVTLGAGLLVLLCWLVLFVAVSSAADQRRPEQGLLLLRGVQRRRLWVLAIGEHAAPALVAIPLGCLGGLAAATLLAARTLPARADVTMDATVIGFAAIGALGALAAVLLAQARMLSAPVVDLLRRVPARVRGWRATIGDVVAVSVAVAAVVQLRSGGPPSGLALVAPVLGALAAGVLLARVAMIAGAAVGGALLSRGRTASGLALVQVARQPRFRPLIALLTVVVAMLAFTVATSEVASAAYRDRATVEVGAPRVVEVDATSRSHLLAAVRAADPEGRFAMATVVTASSSTVGTPLLAVDSDRLATVAGPHPSYGVSLAEVARKIRPAAPGAPVRLRGRLLTVQISANFDAKVFGGNKVRLAVTVSSANGTRVVTSRDDIEPGRKGYVLQVPECVQECRLVKIDIVAPVVSGNLEVRFEALRTGDEDGGRETLVLTGAQFADTTRWRLSDPDDTFLDVASGTDAALILSVAENRRATPAGIAVVDAPFPLPVYLTRSAGTPLGGIHAYDGVDGTPTRALVGGLADRLPRLGRSGLIVDLEYADRLAVASQNGNEEVWLARAAPTDVLDRLRAQGLVIETDRTATALRQGFDRQATALAVRFNMFAALAGVLIGAAGLIAMAVAEQRPRVAMLVALRRQGLPPRALRGGYGWPVAVAAVSGALVTVVIWLLTRGGQRLFSDGRSPVPLPEWPDVGRLLLFVVPAVALFALTAVVLGRVVAASVRRRSGR is encoded by the coding sequence ATGCTGATCGTCATCTGGGGAGCGCTCGCGGCACGCCGGGCACACGCCTTGGCGGTGCTCCTGCTCGCGGTGCTCGCCAGTGCCGCCGCCGCGGCGGCCCCGAGCTATGTCGCCGCGGCCGGGCAGTCCCTGGCCAGCTACGAGATGTCGAAGGCGTCGCCGAACGAGCTTCGGGTGCGGCTCACCGAAGCCGTCGAATATCCGGGAATGCCGGCTGACCCCGCAGGCACCGTGTTCGCGGCCAAGGTCAGGCAACTCACGCCGGCCGGATTCGACGTCGTCCTGGGCGCGCAGAGCGGTGGTGTCGCCGCCGGCCAGGCCGGGAGCGTCACCTCGAATCTGACCTTCCGAGCGGGGGTCTGCGAGCGGGTCGACCTGACCGGAGCCTGCCCTCGGTCCACCCCGAGGGGTCAACTCCCCGAGGTCATGGTCAGCACGCACACCGCCGCCCGGCTCGGCGTCGTCGTCGGCGATCAGTTCACCTTCGGCGCGGTGCCGGTGCGGGTAGCCGGTGTCTACCGACCGCGGGACGTGACCGATTCGTTCTGGCTCGGCGGGGAGTTCATTCGGCCACCCGCCGCGGGGCCGCCCGGCACGTCGATCGCGGGCAGCGCCCAGGACGCGATCTTCACCGCCGAGGCCGCACCCCTGGCCGACGAACAGGCGATCCTGCACGTGTCGACGGCCGACCTCTACGTCACCGAGCACCTGTTGGACAGCCGGCGCGTGCAGGGCCTGCGAGACGCGATCACTGTGGTGCAGCGCGACGGTAGCCGCGAGGGCTTCGGTGCCGGCACCACAGTGCCGAGCCTGCTTGATCGCGTCACCGTGCAACGAGGGCAGTTGGCCGACGGCGTGACGCTGGGCGCCGGGCTGCTGGTCCTGCTCTGCTGGCTGGTGCTCTTCGTCGCGGTGAGTTCGGCCGCCGACCAGCGGCGACCGGAGCAGGGCCTGCTCCTGCTCCGCGGGGTGCAGCGCCGACGCCTGTGGGTGCTGGCGATCGGCGAGCACGCCGCACCCGCGTTGGTCGCGATCCCCCTCGGCTGCCTGGGTGGCCTCGCCGCTGCCACACTGCTCGCCGCGCGCACCCTTCCTGCCCGCGCCGACGTCACGATGGACGCCACCGTGATCGGCTTCGCCGCCATCGGCGCCCTCGGCGCGCTCGCCGCGGTACTGCTCGCCCAGGCGCGGATGTTGTCCGCACCGGTCGTCGACCTGCTACGCCGGGTGCCGGCACGGGTACGGGGATGGCGGGCGACAATCGGTGATGTCGTCGCGGTGTCCGTCGCCGTGGCTGCCGTCGTGCAGTTGCGCTCCGGCGGACCGCCCAGCGGACTGGCACTGGTGGCGCCGGTCCTCGGGGCGCTCGCCGCAGGGGTGCTGCTGGCGCGAGTCGCCATGATCGCCGGCGCGGCGGTGGGTGGTGCGCTGCTGTCGCGTGGCCGGACCGCCAGTGGTCTCGCCCTGGTGCAGGTGGCCCGGCAACCACGGTTCCGGCCCCTGATCGCGCTGCTCACGGTGGTCGTCGCGATGCTCGCATTCACCGTCGCCACGAGCGAGGTCGCGTCGGCCGCCTACCGTGATCGGGCGACCGTCGAGGTCGGTGCGCCGCGCGTGGTCGAGGTCGACGCGACGTCGCGTTCGCACCTGTTGGCAGCCGTTCGGGCGGCCGATCCCGAGGGTCGGTTCGCGATGGCCACGGTGGTGACGGCCTCGTCCTCCACGGTCGGCACACCGCTGCTGGCTGTGGACTCCGACCGGCTGGCGACAGTGGCCGGGCCGCATCCGTCCTACGGCGTGTCCCTGGCGGAGGTTGCACGAAAGATCCGCCCAGCTGCGCCCGGGGCACCTGTACGACTACGCGGGCGCCTGCTCACCGTTCAGATCTCCGCCAACTTCGACGCCAAGGTCTTCGGCGGCAACAAGGTCCGCCTCGCGGTCACAGTCTCCAGCGCCAACGGCACCCGAGTGGTCACCTCTCGCGATGACATCGAGCCCGGCCGCAAGGGCTACGTCCTCCAGGTGCCCGAGTGCGTGCAGGAATGCCGGCTGGTCAAAATCGACATCGTCGCACCGGTGGTTTCCGGGAACCTGGAGGTCCGCTTCGAGGCACTGCGAACCGGCGATGAAGACGGCGGTCGCGAGACGCTTGTGCTGACCGGTGCGCAGTTCGCCGATACGACGCGGTGGCGGCTGTCCGATCCGGATGACACCTTCCTCGACGTCGCGAGCGGCACGGATGCGGCGCTGATCCTCTCCGTGGCGGAGAACCGGCGTGCGACGCCGGCCGGCATCGCTGTTGTCGACGCGCCCTTTCCGCTACCCGTCTACCTGACCCGATCAGCGGGGACTCCGCTCGGCGGGATCCATGCGTACGACGGGGTCGACGGGACACCGACCAGGGCGTTGGTCGGGGGTCTGGCCGATCGTCTGCCGCGGCTCGGTCGATCCGGTCTGATCGTCGACCTGGAGTACGCGGATCGACTCGCCGTCGCCAGTCAGAACGGCAACGAGGAGGTCTGGTTGGCTCGGGCGGCCCCCACTGACGTCCTCGACCGACTTCGCGCACAGGGTCTGGTCATCGAGACTGACCGGACAGCCACGGCCCTACGCCAGGGATTCGATCGCCAGGCTACGGCGTTGGCAGTGCGCTTCAACATGTTCGCCGCGCTGGCGGGGGTGCTGATCGGGGCGGCCGGCCTGATCGCGATGGCGGTGGCCGAGCAGCGTCCCCGGGTGGCCATGTTGGTGGCGCTGCGTCGACAGGGGTTACCGCCACGCGCCCTCCGTGGCGGCTACGGGTGGCCGGTCGCTGTCGCCGCCGTCTCGGGCGCTCTCGTCACAGTGGTGATCTGGCTGCTCACGCGCGGCGGGCAGCGCCTGTTCAGTGACGGCCGCTCACCGGTCCCGTTGCCCGAGTGGCCGGACGTCGGTCGGCTGCTGTTGTTCGTCGTGCCCGCGGTCGCGTTGTTCGCCCTCACGGCGGTCGTGCTCGGTCGGGTGGTCGCCGCCTCGGTACGCCGCCGGAGCGGGCGATGA
- a CDS encoding ABC transporter ATP-binding protein, with the protein MTAAARQDEPVTAAHSAGGLAVACHRLIHIYPTASGDVVALSGVDLRISAGEMLALVGPSGSGKSTLVAILGGLMQPSAGRVYVGEHELSRLSSKGLAALRGATVGTVLQGAERNLLPYVSLSRNIWLAQRPAARLAGRRLDPPEAILDLVGLAGAGARRVGDLTPGQRQRAALAQGLAAGPGLLLVDEPTSQLDASGRDEVLAALAAVNGERGTTVVVVTHDGEVGARLGRAVTIRDGRVGAEGRDGRDFAVVAGDGTIQLPPETVASFPAGTLLEVDHTDESITLRAVAAPSSLGGDDGVARAGGEPRPSGS; encoded by the coding sequence ATGACCGCCGCCGCGCGGCAGGACGAGCCGGTGACCGCGGCGCATTCGGCTGGCGGTCTGGCGGTCGCCTGCCACCGGCTGATCCACATCTACCCCACCGCCAGCGGGGACGTCGTCGCGCTCTCCGGCGTGGACCTGCGGATCTCGGCGGGCGAGATGCTCGCGTTGGTGGGGCCGTCCGGCTCGGGAAAGTCCACGTTGGTGGCGATCCTCGGCGGGCTCATGCAACCCTCTGCCGGACGCGTGTACGTGGGCGAGCACGAGCTGTCCCGGCTCTCGTCCAAGGGTCTGGCGGCCCTGCGCGGGGCCACGGTCGGCACCGTGTTGCAGGGCGCCGAACGCAACCTGCTGCCGTACGTGTCGCTGTCGCGCAACATCTGGTTGGCGCAGCGACCCGCAGCACGCCTCGCCGGGCGCCGGCTCGACCCGCCGGAGGCGATCCTGGACCTCGTGGGTCTCGCCGGCGCAGGCGCGCGGCGGGTGGGCGACCTGACCCCGGGGCAGCGTCAGCGGGCCGCTCTGGCGCAGGGGCTCGCGGCCGGGCCCGGGCTGCTCCTGGTCGACGAGCCGACCAGCCAACTCGACGCGTCCGGTCGGGACGAGGTGCTCGCGGCTCTCGCCGCCGTGAACGGGGAGCGCGGCACCACTGTGGTCGTGGTGACCCACGACGGTGAGGTAGGCGCCCGACTGGGCCGAGCGGTCACCATCCGGGACGGCCGGGTCGGCGCCGAGGGGCGCGACGGCCGTGACTTCGCCGTGGTGGCCGGCGACGGCACGATCCAGTTACCACCCGAGACGGTGGCGAGCTTCCCGGCCGGGACGTTGTTGGAGGTCGACCACACCGACGAGTCGATCACTCTGCGCGCCGTGGCCGCCCCGTCGTCCCTCGGCGGGGACGACGGGGTGGCGCGCGCCGGCGGCGAGCCGCGCCCTAGTGGGTCGTGA
- a CDS encoding alkaline phosphatase D family protein gives MTRLSRRIFVLSGLVTAGVAVTPRQGARAAVPYPFKLGVASGDPAPDSVVLWTRLAPSPLNADGQGGMANADVTVEWQVSTTDRFTSLVASGSVVARYADAHSVHAIAGGLAADSDYYYRFRAQGQISPVGRTRTTPAPSAFGRDLVMAFASCAHYEAGYYTAYRRMAEDNPGLILHLGDYIYEGGVGTSAVRQHVGAEIVSLADYRRRYALYKSDPDLQAAHAAAPWLVVPDDHEVENNYANMVRNDSSPTLTAAQWTARRTAAYRAYYENMPLRPASAANGNSIPLYRRIRWGQLATFHMLDTRQFRDDQACGDGWKVCADADLASRSLTGAAQEAWLLDGLAQRYGTWDILGQQVFFAQQLDANGAASMDAWDGYRASRSRIQTGWQQRGVRNPLVLTGDVHRSWANDLKADYANPSSATIGTELVCTSISSTGNGSGSTTVPNAAANPHLKFYSDRRGYVRTTISRTQVRADFRAVNTVTEHGAAASTVRSFVILDGQPGLQAG, from the coding sequence ATGACAAGGCTGAGCCGTCGCATCTTCGTCCTCAGTGGACTGGTGACCGCCGGAGTCGCTGTGACACCCCGCCAGGGTGCCCGCGCCGCGGTTCCGTACCCCTTCAAACTCGGTGTGGCGTCCGGTGATCCGGCGCCCGACAGCGTGGTCCTCTGGACCCGGCTGGCACCATCCCCGCTCAACGCCGACGGGCAGGGCGGCATGGCCAACGCCGACGTGACAGTGGAGTGGCAGGTGTCCACCACCGACCGGTTCACCTCGCTGGTCGCCTCCGGATCGGTGGTCGCCCGCTACGCCGACGCGCACTCCGTGCACGCCATCGCGGGCGGGCTCGCCGCCGACTCCGACTACTACTACCGGTTCCGGGCCCAGGGCCAGATCTCGCCGGTCGGCCGGACCCGGACCACCCCGGCGCCCAGCGCCTTCGGCCGCGACCTCGTGATGGCCTTCGCCTCCTGCGCCCACTACGAGGCCGGCTACTACACCGCCTACCGGCGGATGGCCGAGGACAACCCCGGCCTGATCCTGCACCTCGGCGACTACATCTACGAGGGTGGCGTCGGCACCTCCGCCGTGCGGCAGCACGTCGGCGCCGAGATCGTGTCGCTGGCCGACTACCGCCGCCGGTACGCGCTGTACAAGTCCGACCCGGACCTACAGGCGGCCCACGCGGCGGCTCCCTGGCTGGTGGTGCCGGACGACCACGAGGTGGAGAACAACTACGCCAACATGGTCCGCAACGACAGCAGCCCGACGCTGACCGCCGCCCAGTGGACCGCCCGGCGGACCGCCGCGTACCGGGCCTACTACGAGAACATGCCGCTGCGACCGGCGTCCGCCGCCAACGGCAACAGCATCCCGCTGTACCGGCGCATCCGGTGGGGGCAACTCGCCACCTTCCACATGCTCGACACCCGCCAGTTCCGCGACGACCAGGCCTGCGGGGACGGCTGGAAGGTCTGCGCCGACGCCGACCTGGCCTCCCGGTCGCTGACCGGCGCCGCCCAGGAGGCGTGGCTGCTCGACGGGCTGGCCCAGCGCTACGGCACCTGGGACATCCTCGGCCAGCAGGTCTTCTTCGCCCAGCAGCTCGACGCGAACGGGGCGGCGAGCATGGACGCGTGGGACGGCTACCGGGCCTCCCGCAGCCGCATCCAGACCGGCTGGCAGCAGCGCGGCGTACGCAACCCACTGGTGCTCACCGGCGACGTGCACCGGTCGTGGGCAAACGACCTCAAGGCCGACTACGCCAACCCCTCCTCGGCCACCATCGGCACCGAACTGGTCTGCACCTCGATCAGCTCGACCGGCAACGGCAGCGGCAGCACCACGGTCCCGAACGCGGCGGCCAACCCGCACCTGAAGTTCTACTCGGACCGGCGCGGCTACGTCCGTACCACCATCAGCCGTACCCAGGTCCGGGCCGACTTCCGCGCGGTGAACACGGTGACCGAGCACGGCGCGGCGGCGTCCACCGTGCGGTCGTTCGTCATCCTCGACGGCCAGCCCGGCCTGCAGGCCGGGTAA
- a CDS encoding ABC transporter ATP-binding protein: MLSLHGVSVGYGDAPAVLTDISVTVRPGRVLALTGSSGAGKTTLLHAMAGLLRPRDGSVTVDGKPLRDRDHAVEHRIVLIPQDNGLAPILTAAENLQVALTADGATPPEARQQTAATLDLLGLCGQANQLVEELSGGQQQRTAVARGLALRGDVLLADEVTSELDAGNRQRILNLLHDEARRGAAVVFATHDPEVAAACEAELHLLEGRAEIVRG, from the coding sequence GTGCTGAGCTTGCACGGGGTTTCGGTCGGCTACGGCGACGCGCCGGCCGTCCTCACTGACATCTCGGTGACGGTCCGACCGGGTCGGGTCCTGGCACTGACCGGGTCGTCGGGCGCCGGCAAGACCACCCTGCTCCACGCGATGGCGGGGCTGCTGCGGCCACGGGACGGCTCAGTGACTGTCGACGGGAAGCCGCTGCGCGACCGGGATCACGCGGTCGAGCACCGGATCGTCCTCATCCCGCAGGACAACGGCCTTGCCCCGATCCTCACCGCGGCCGAGAACCTCCAGGTGGCACTCACGGCCGACGGCGCGACACCACCCGAGGCCCGTCAACAAACCGCCGCGACCTTGGACCTGCTGGGCCTTTGCGGCCAGGCCAACCAGCTCGTCGAGGAGCTGTCCGGCGGCCAGCAGCAACGTACGGCCGTCGCCCGCGGCCTGGCCCTGCGCGGCGATGTGCTGCTGGCCGACGAGGTGACAAGCGAGCTGGACGCGGGGAACCGACAGCGGATTCTGAATCTGCTCCACGATGAGGCGCGGCGGGGCGCCGCCGTCGTGTTCGCCACCCACGACCCGGAGGTGGCCGCCGCCTGCGAGGCGGAACTGCACCTCCTCGAAGGGCGGGCGGAGATCGTTCGCGGTTGA
- a CDS encoding TolB family protein — MTAMSNRAKLGVVVASAVLLGSVAAGYVAVAAEPASAPPPATGDQALTLAPGPRLLAITDRHLSTVATADPAGSRTVSGLECLRVYAAAGTGVCLKPETAWSYQMVVLDAALRQTRAISVPGLPNRARVSASGRMVSWTTFVGGDSYTSSGFSTRSGILDTRTGTTVASLEEFAITRDGRGYRNADVNYWGVTFTADDNRFYATMATGGRRYLVRGDLAARTVETLKDNVECPSLSPDGTRLAFKEAIGADPAKGWRLSVLDLATMRVTATAETRSVDDQAAWLDSGKLAYTLRRDDGQPDVWSVPADGSGAATLAIPGAESPSPLT; from the coding sequence ATGACCGCGATGTCGAACCGAGCGAAGCTCGGCGTGGTGGTCGCCTCGGCCGTACTGCTGGGCAGCGTGGCCGCCGGCTACGTGGCCGTGGCGGCGGAACCCGCCTCGGCGCCGCCGCCCGCCACCGGCGACCAGGCGCTCACCCTGGCACCCGGCCCGCGCCTGTTGGCGATCACCGATCGGCACCTGTCCACAGTCGCGACAGCCGATCCCGCCGGGTCGCGTACGGTCTCCGGCCTGGAATGCCTCCGGGTGTACGCCGCCGCCGGCACCGGTGTCTGTCTGAAGCCGGAGACCGCGTGGTCGTACCAGATGGTCGTGCTCGACGCGGCGCTGCGCCAGACCCGGGCGATCAGCGTGCCGGGACTGCCGAACCGGGCCCGGGTCTCGGCGTCGGGCCGGATGGTCTCCTGGACCACGTTTGTCGGTGGTGACTCGTACACCTCCAGTGGCTTTTCCACCCGCAGCGGTATCCTCGACACCCGCACCGGCACCACGGTGGCCTCGCTGGAAGAGTTCGCGATCACCCGGGACGGCCGGGGCTACCGCAACGCGGACGTCAACTACTGGGGTGTCACCTTCACCGCCGACGACAACCGCTTCTACGCGACGATGGCGACCGGGGGCAGGAGGTACCTCGTCCGCGGTGATCTCGCCGCCCGTACCGTCGAGACGCTGAAGGACAACGTCGAGTGCCCGTCGCTGTCACCGGACGGCACCCGGCTCGCGTTCAAGGAGGCGATCGGCGCCGACCCGGCGAAGGGCTGGCGGCTGTCAGTCCTCGACCTGGCGACCATGCGGGTCACCGCGACCGCCGAGACCCGCAGCGTCGATGATCAGGCCGCGTGGCTGGACAGCGGGAAACTCGCCTACACGCTGCGTCGGGACGACGGCCAGCCCGACGTCTGGAGCGTCCCGGCGGACGGGTCCGGCGCGGCGACGCTGGCGATCCCCGGTGCCGAGTCGCCGTCCCCGCTCACCTGA
- a CDS encoding MFS transporter, translating into MYLSTVSRPAAEDPDPGPRRRRFALVSGNVVALGTVSLITDVSAEMVAAVLPLYLVLGLHLSPVAFGVLDGVHTGATALLRVVGGFAADRFRRRKLIAGIGYTLSAVAKLGLLLAGRSIPAIGAVIAVDRIGKGVRSAPRDALITLSTPPEALGRAFGVHRAMDSVGAFLGPLAAFAVLLVVGQSYDAVFVTSFCIAALAVVVLVLFVRERPPGEAADGGTVDGGPSDGPGDPTVSVREAFGLLRGGPARRLVLAAAMLGLATIGDGFVYLLLQRREDLGLRWFPLLAVGTSLAYLLLAAPLGVLADRIGRLPVVIGGYSALGATYLLLAGPVDGWPLIALTLALYGAFYAATDGVLIALAGPVLPARLRTTGIALVQTGQALAYLVSSVLFGLAWQAWGPENAIRAAAVAVAGVLVGTLLLLASPSRLTTRKVPR; encoded by the coding sequence GTGTACCTGTCGACCGTCTCCCGGCCGGCCGCCGAGGATCCCGACCCCGGGCCACGGCGCCGACGGTTCGCGTTGGTCAGCGGCAACGTCGTCGCACTCGGCACGGTCAGCCTGATCACCGACGTATCGGCCGAGATGGTGGCTGCCGTGCTGCCCCTCTATCTGGTGCTGGGCCTGCACCTCAGCCCGGTGGCCTTCGGCGTCCTGGACGGCGTCCACACCGGCGCCACAGCGCTGCTGCGGGTCGTCGGTGGTTTCGCCGCCGACCGGTTCCGGCGGCGCAAGTTGATCGCCGGCATCGGCTACACCCTCTCGGCGGTCGCGAAGCTCGGTCTGCTGCTCGCCGGCCGGTCGATACCGGCGATCGGCGCCGTCATCGCCGTCGACCGAATCGGCAAGGGCGTACGCAGCGCGCCGCGCGATGCGCTGATCACGCTCTCCACGCCACCCGAGGCGCTGGGTCGGGCGTTCGGGGTGCACCGGGCGATGGACAGCGTCGGGGCGTTCCTCGGGCCGCTCGCCGCGTTCGCGGTCCTGCTGGTCGTCGGGCAGTCCTACGACGCGGTCTTCGTCACCAGCTTCTGCATCGCGGCTCTCGCCGTGGTCGTGCTCGTGCTCTTCGTCCGCGAGCGGCCACCCGGCGAGGCGGCGGACGGCGGAACGGTGGACGGCGGGCCGTCGGACGGGCCGGGCGACCCGACTGTCTCCGTGCGCGAGGCGTTCGGTCTGCTGCGCGGCGGACCCGCCCGCCGGCTGGTGCTGGCCGCCGCCATGCTCGGGCTGGCCACCATCGGCGACGGCTTCGTCTACCTGTTGCTGCAACGCCGCGAGGACCTCGGCCTGCGCTGGTTCCCACTGCTCGCCGTGGGGACCAGCCTGGCCTACCTGCTGCTCGCCGCCCCGCTCGGCGTACTCGCCGACCGGATCGGCCGCCTGCCCGTGGTGATCGGCGGCTACAGCGCCCTCGGCGCGACGTACCTGCTGCTGGCCGGCCCGGTCGACGGCTGGCCCCTGATCGCGCTGACGCTGGCGCTGTACGGCGCGTTCTACGCGGCCACCGACGGCGTGCTCATCGCGCTCGCCGGCCCGGTGCTGCCGGCGCGGCTGCGGACCACCGGGATCGCGCTGGTGCAGACCGGGCAGGCCCTCGCGTACCTCGTCTCCTCCGTGCTGTTCGGGCTCGCCTGGCAGGCGTGGGGGCCGGAGAACGCGATCCGCGCGGCGGCCGTCGCCGTCGCCGGCGTGCTGGTCGGCACGCTCCTCCTGCTGGCCTCCCCGTCCCGTCTGACCACCCGGAAGGTGCCCCGATGA